The Triticum aestivum cultivar Chinese Spring chromosome 3A, IWGSC CS RefSeq v2.1, whole genome shotgun sequence genome includes a region encoding these proteins:
- the LOC123057948 gene encoding hexose carrier protein HEX6 encodes MAVGFAGGGEDQRQYGGRVTAFAALSCITAAMGGAIFGYDIGTAGGVSSMEPFLRDFFPDVHRRMQAGAGVGNYCKFDSQLLTLFTSSLYVSGLLTAVLVASWFTERHGRRPSVILGGVAYLGGAAVSGGAVNVYMAILGRALLGVGLGFANQAVPLYLSEMAPARYRGAFSNGFQFSLCLGALAATVVNYGAEKIKAGWGWRLSLGLAGVPAVLLIVGASFLPETPNSLVQQGKGRGEVKALLQKIRGIDAVDEELDDIVAANAMGQAGDNGLRLILSQRRYRPQLAMAVLIPSFTQLTGINAIGFYAPVLLRTIGMSESAALLSTIVMVIVSSASTFASMLLVDRFGRRTLLVLGGVQMFLSEVLIGAIMAAKLRDEGQVSRTYAVVLIFLIGVYSTGFGWSWGPLSWLIPSEIFPLEVRSAGQSITVASGFVFTILVAQYFLAMLCRLKAWLFFFFAGWILVMTAFAHLFLPETKGMPIEQIGNLWGKHWYWKRVVGVDQVHDGQKL; translated from the exons ATGGCCGTGGGTTTCGCTGGCGGCGGCGAGGACCAGAGGCAGTACGGCGGGAGGGTCACCGCGTTCGCGGCGCTCTCATGCATCACGGCGGCCATGGGCGGCGCCATCTTCGGCTACGACATCGGCACCGCGGGCGGGGTGTCGTCCATGGAACCGTTCCTGAGGGACTTCTTCCCGGACGTGCACCGGCGGATGCAGGCCGGCGCCGGCGTCGGCAACTACTGCAAGTTCGACAGCCAGCTCCTCACGCTCTTCACCTCCTCGCTCTACGTCTCGGGGCTCCTCACGGCCGTGCTCGTCGCGTCGTGGTTCACGGAGAGGCACGGGCGCCGGCCGTCCGTGATCCTCGGCGGCGTCGCGTACCTAGGCGGCGCGGCGGTCAGCGGGGGCGCCGTCAACGTCTACATGGCCATCCTTGGCAGGGCGCTGCTCGGCGTCGGCCTTGGGTTCGCCAATCAG GCAGTGCCACTGTACCTGTCGGAGATGGCGCCGGCGCGATACAGGGGAGCCTTCAGCAACGGCTTCCAGTTCAGCCTCTGTCTCGGGGctctcgccgccaccgtcgtcaACTATGGCGCCGAGAAGATCAAGGCTGGCTGGGGCTGGAGGCTCTCGCTGGGCCTAGCCGGCGTCCCCGCCGTGCTGCTCATCGTCGGCGCGAGCTTCCTGCCGGAGACGCCCAACAGCCTCGTCCAGCAAGGCAAAGGCCGTGGCGAGGTGAAGGCGCTGCTCCAGAAGATCAGAGGCATAGACGCCGTCGACGAAGAGCTGGACGACATCGTCGCCGCCAACGCAATGGGACAGGCCGGCGACAACGGCCTGCGCCTCATCCTGTCGCAGCGACGGTACCGCCCGCAGCTTGCCATGGCCGTCCTCATACCGTCCTTCACGCAGCTCACCGGGATCAACGCCATCGGCTTCTACGCGCCGGTGCTGCTGCGCACCATCGGCATGAGCGAGAGCGCGGCGCTGCTCTCCACCATCGTCATGGTCATCGTCTCCTCCGCGTCTACCTTCGCGTCCATGCTCCTCGTCGACCGCTTCGGGAGACGCACGCTCCTCGTCCTCGGCGGCGTCCAGATGTTCCTCTCCGAGGTGCTCATCGGCGCCATCATGGCCGCGAAGCTCCGCGACGAGGGCCAGGTCAGCAGGACCTACGCCGTCGTCCTCATCTTCCTCATCGGCGTCTACTCCACCGGCTTCGGCTGGTCCTGGGGCCCGCTCAGCTGGCTGATACCGAGCGAGATCTTCCCGCTGGAGGTCCGGTCCGCCGGGCAGAGCATCACCGTGGCGTCGGGCTTCGTGTTCACCATCCTCGTCGCGCAGTACTTCCTGGCCATGCTGTGCCGCTTGAAGGCGTGGCTGTTCTTCTTCTTCGCCGGGTGGATTCTGGTCATGACGGCGTTCGCGCACCTCTTCTTGCCGGAGACCAAGGGGATGCCCATTGAGCAGATCGGGAACCTGTGGGGGAAGCACTGGTACTGGAAGAGAGTTGTGGGGGTTGACCAAGTACACGACGGTCAGAAGCTCTGA
- the LOC123057949 gene encoding putative transcription factor bHLH107, whose translation MAAPGQSPHDACDHTVSRGPALLPRQASSAPPAGPPELSTTSSSTTGSGRTAPEARALKAHSEAERRRRVRINAHLTALRRMIPDTKQMDKAALLARVVDQVRQLKRRASEAAQQTPAVPPETDEVSVEFCCTGDTDDDDSRLYIKASVSCDDRPDLVAGFIQALHGLRLRTVRAEVSSLGGRVQHVFTLCKEEEGSAGCAGLNSLKEAVRFALAKVASSELVCGGSPFQFQSKRQRILESHYSIMSI comes from the exons ATGGCAGCTCCAGGCCAATCTCCGCACGATGCATGTGATCATACGGTGAGCAGAGGCCCGGCTCTGCTGCCCCGGCAGGCCAGCTCGGCGCCACCGGCTGGGCCGCCGGAGCTGTCGACGACATCGTCGTCGACGACGGGGTCGGGGAGGACCGCGCCGGAGGCAAGGGCCCTGAAGGCCCACAGCGAGGCCGAGCGCCGGCGTCGGGTGAGGATCAACGCTCATCTCACGGCGCTCAGGAGGATGATCCCTGATACCAAGCAG ATGGACAAGGCCGCCTTGCTGGCCAGGGTGGTGGACCAAGTGAGGCAGCTGAAGAGGAGAGCCAGCGAGGCCGCACAGCAGACGCCGGCCGTCCCGCCGGAGACCGACGAGGTCTCCGTCGAATTCTGCTGCACAGGGGACACCGATGACGACGACAGCCGCCTGTACATTAAGGCGTCTGTCAGCTGCGATGACCGCCCGGACCTCGTCGCCGGTTTCATCCAGGCGCTCCATGGCCTGAGACTTAGGACAGTAAGAGCGGAGGTGTCCTCCCTGGGAGGAAGGGTGCAGCACGTCTTCACACTCTGCAAGGAGGAGGAAGGCAGTGCAGGGTGTGCTGGACTGAATTCCCTGAAGGAGGCTGTGAGGTTTGCTCTGGCCAAGGTTGCTTCATCAGAGCTGGTGTGTGGCGGCAGTCCGTTCCAGTTCCAGAGCAAGAGGCAGAGGATTCTTGAGTCGCATTACTCAATCATGTCCATATAG